From Lawsonia intracellularis PHE/MN1-00, the proteins below share one genomic window:
- a CDS encoding cation:proton antiporter, with product MEIPFLKDLVYIFCLSIGVLLICLRLKVPAIVGFLLTGVLCGPSALGLVENVHAVELLSEIGVVLLLFTIGMELSGEELARLKKPVFVGGTIQVVLTTGVMCGIAMLFGRTFPQSILIGYLATLSSTAIVLSILQQRGESEAPHGRLALSVLIFQDLAIVPMMLSIPLLAGQGEADPISFLLSAGRLVLILGGGWFLAYRVVPVLMRQVMRTRSRELFLMTSLGFCLAVAVGTAYLGLSLALGAFLAGLLLAESEYSMSVVEGILPFKDVFTSLFFIAVGMLLDVHFFIDHIGSVIALAVILITIKVLLAIPAMTFLGYPLRVAIMAAMSLGQIGEFSFVLAKSGVDHGFLDAIGYQNFLAASILTMVLTPGLISIAPKTARFIGKFFNHDNSQEKPLLTHQGELQDHLIIVGFGLGGKYLARTARETGIPYVILEMNPDTVRRLRDQEPIYHGDASHPLVLKHFGVEKARILVVVISDSAATRGITAAARKLNPSLHLIVRTRFLGEVPYLHELGANDVIPEDFETSIEIFTRVLGYYLIPRQTIEKFVHSIRSENYEMVRDLNFHGANLPSLTEELLSGLEVTACKVEAGSDMENKKLLHTDLRRKHGVTIVGIRRKENIIASPGPDEELLAGDTVFLFGTSFGISQSIELFRAQV from the coding sequence ATGGAGATTCCTTTTCTTAAAGACCTAGTTTATATTTTTTGTCTTTCAATTGGTGTTTTGCTTATCTGTCTCAGGTTGAAAGTTCCTGCGATTGTTGGTTTTTTATTAACAGGTGTACTTTGTGGTCCATCTGCTTTAGGGCTTGTAGAAAATGTCCATGCTGTTGAACTTCTTTCTGAGATAGGTGTTGTTTTACTTCTTTTTACTATTGGCATGGAGTTATCAGGTGAAGAACTTGCACGTCTTAAAAAACCTGTATTTGTTGGAGGTACTATACAGGTTGTTTTAACCACAGGTGTTATGTGTGGTATTGCTATGCTTTTTGGAAGGACATTCCCTCAGAGTATTTTAATTGGTTATCTTGCTACTCTTTCTTCGACAGCAATTGTTTTAAGTATCCTTCAACAGAGAGGTGAATCAGAAGCTCCACATGGTAGGCTTGCTTTATCTGTATTAATTTTTCAGGATTTAGCTATTGTCCCTATGATGCTCTCTATTCCATTATTAGCAGGGCAGGGAGAGGCTGATCCTATTTCATTTTTGTTATCTGCAGGACGGTTGGTTTTAATTTTAGGTGGTGGCTGGTTTCTTGCATATCGTGTAGTTCCAGTTCTTATGAGACAAGTAATGCGTACTCGAAGTCGTGAATTGTTTCTTATGACCAGCTTAGGGTTTTGTTTAGCTGTTGCTGTTGGTACAGCTTATTTAGGATTATCTCTTGCTTTAGGAGCATTTTTAGCAGGACTTCTACTAGCAGAATCTGAATATAGTATGAGTGTAGTTGAGGGTATATTGCCATTTAAAGATGTTTTTACTAGTCTTTTTTTTATTGCTGTAGGGATGTTGCTAGATGTACACTTTTTTATAGATCATATTGGAAGTGTCATTGCATTGGCAGTAATATTGATCACCATCAAAGTTTTGCTAGCAATTCCTGCAATGACTTTTCTTGGTTATCCATTAAGAGTTGCTATAATGGCGGCAATGAGTTTGGGACAAATTGGAGAGTTTTCTTTTGTTCTTGCTAAGTCTGGTGTAGACCATGGATTTCTTGATGCTATTGGATATCAAAATTTTCTTGCTGCTAGTATCCTAACTATGGTTTTAACTCCAGGACTCATAAGTATAGCCCCAAAGACAGCAAGGTTTATTGGGAAGTTTTTTAATCATGATAATTCCCAAGAAAAACCTCTTCTAACTCATCAAGGAGAATTACAAGATCACCTTATTATAGTTGGTTTTGGTTTAGGAGGGAAGTATCTTGCACGAACAGCTAGAGAAACAGGGATTCCTTATGTTATTCTTGAAATGAATCCTGATACAGTCCGAAGGCTTAGAGATCAAGAGCCTATTTACCATGGGGATGCTTCACATCCATTAGTACTTAAGCATTTTGGGGTTGAAAAAGCAAGAATACTTGTTGTTGTTATTTCTGATTCTGCAGCAACTAGAGGTATCACTGCTGCAGCAAGAAAGTTGAACCCATCTTTACACCTTATTGTACGTACAAGATTTTTAGGTGAGGTCCCATATTTACATGAGCTTGGTGCAAATGATGTCATCCCTGAAGATTTTGAAACGTCTATAGAAATTTTTACTCGAGTTCTTGGATACTACCTTATTCCTAGACAAACTATTGAAAAATTTGTTCATAGTATTCGAAGCGAAAACTATGAGATGGTGAGGGATTTAAACTTTCATGGGGCAAACTTACCTTCATTGACAGAAGAGCTTCTTTCTGGGCTTGAAGTTACAGCATGTAAAGTAGAAGCTGGATCTGATATGGAAAATAAGAAATTGTTACATACAGATTTACGTCGCAAACATGGTGTAACTATTGTAGGTATTCGTAGAAAGGAGAATATAATAGCTTCTCCTGGTCCCGATGAAGAGTTATTAGCTGGAGATACAGTTTTTCTTTTTGGGACATCTTTTGGTATTTCTCAATCTATAGAGCTATTTAGAGCACAGGTATAA
- the trkA gene encoding Trk system potassium transporter TrkA has translation MLFSPIRHKIENLKIIIVGAGEVGFHIAQRLSEEHKQVIVIDTSQEALRRVQENLDVQTIHGSGSSPSTLKTAGIETTNIFLAVTDSDEINITATLFAYALSPHIINLARIRNEEYASYPELIEKGPLNISMLVNPEEEVVRTIERLLMLPGAVEYGEFDGGRIRLVGIRVIDGPLIDQQLYHFRDIVNNDGIMVAAISRQKKLIIPSGIDTIQKDDIVYFIYKSKNQKELLRVLNKSHGIINVACIIGGGNIGVRLAKAFEQRDIKVKLIDNNEARCKKLADRLNSTLVLYGDGTDKSLLEEEHIDQADAFIAVTSNEEVNILACLLAKSLGVKEVVARVNKHAYLPLIEATGINHIVSPRLSAVNSILHYIRQGGVLSTLTVGGEAAEIIEVLVPETSNLLKKPISKLNFPHGALLLTILRENKSFIPSGQTIIEPGDRIVIICLREIMNRVEQLLTEPPLEESTSVTL, from the coding sequence ATGCTTTTCTCACCAATTCGTCATAAAATTGAAAATTTAAAAATTATTATTGTTGGTGCTGGTGAAGTAGGCTTTCATATTGCTCAACGTCTTTCTGAAGAACATAAGCAAGTTATTGTTATTGACACAAGCCAAGAAGCATTACGAAGAGTCCAAGAAAACTTAGATGTTCAAACTATTCATGGTTCTGGATCAAGTCCTTCCACATTAAAAACTGCAGGCATTGAAACAACAAATATTTTTCTTGCTGTTACAGATAGTGATGAAATAAATATTACAGCTACACTTTTTGCATATGCTTTATCACCCCATATTATTAATTTAGCACGAATTCGTAATGAAGAATATGCCTCTTATCCTGAACTTATTGAAAAAGGTCCATTAAATATAAGTATGCTTGTTAACCCAGAAGAAGAAGTTGTTAGAACTATTGAACGACTTCTTATGCTTCCTGGTGCAGTAGAATATGGAGAGTTTGATGGTGGACGAATTAGGTTAGTTGGTATACGTGTAATAGATGGTCCCTTAATAGATCAACAGCTCTATCACTTTCGAGATATTGTTAATAATGACGGTATAATGGTAGCTGCCATCTCAAGACAAAAAAAACTTATTATACCTAGTGGAATAGATACCATTCAAAAGGATGATATTGTATATTTTATATATAAATCCAAAAATCAAAAAGAACTTCTAAGAGTTTTAAATAAAAGCCATGGAATAATTAATGTAGCATGTATTATAGGTGGGGGTAATATTGGTGTCCGACTTGCAAAAGCTTTTGAGCAAAGAGATATTAAAGTAAAGCTGATTGATAATAATGAAGCTCGGTGTAAAAAACTTGCTGATAGATTAAATTCTACTCTTGTTTTGTATGGAGATGGCACTGATAAATCTCTTTTAGAGGAAGAACATATTGATCAAGCTGATGCATTTATAGCTGTAACAAGTAATGAAGAAGTAAATATACTTGCTTGTCTTTTAGCAAAATCGCTTGGCGTCAAAGAAGTTGTAGCAAGAGTTAATAAACATGCGTACTTACCATTAATTGAAGCTACAGGTATTAACCACATTGTAAGCCCAAGGTTATCTGCAGTAAATAGTATCCTTCATTATATACGACAAGGTGGTGTACTCTCAACTTTAACAGTTGGAGGAGAAGCCGCAGAAATTATTGAAGTATTAGTTCCTGAAACATCTAACCTTCTTAAAAAACCTATTAGTAAACTCAATTTCCCACATGGAGCCTTACTCTTAACTATATTAAGAGAAAATAAAAGCTTTATTCCTAGTGGACAAACGATTATTGAGCCTGGAGATCGTATTGTTATTATCTGTCTTAGAGAAATTATGAACCGTGTTGAACAACTACTTACAGAACCACCCCTAGAAGAAAGTACCTCTGTCACGTTATAA